The following proteins are co-located in the Acinetobacter sp. NCu2D-2 genome:
- a CDS encoding DNA translocase FtsK has product MTTVSSAYAQRLVMTLFLVSFGIYLFLATVTYTPFDPGWMHISSDTQTVSNASGVVGAWLADLLFGFLGWASLLLPIYLFVEAVQVWWPRSFLNRPFRYAAQFFLLLTTSALLYLFWQVPADTLDNSSGGIIGFELGQSLESLITIYGAVIFLVALWVMLFTLAFGVKWNKTWSSLKAMPAYLQDLFYRNVPEGTADFDRTAAPAKKEPLIPVKKGIATVATADEHVPVEVDPSVRDYIAERLFDDIADKEAHAQRDDVDEEYAQHEAEIEEVIAKAHAVIEKPDRVVATGEVWRALNSDEDVRHEKDIDALLAAAEEENLASAQPMPVAPQSVEPQIVPISSAKKSAVDWDDDEIFDELLAAVPQGKTATDVHIPFNHASSSDHSLHIVEDVAPTVAASSVVIAASSATSSLNAAVPASTAAQVSAFDDLDDLLVDDLEAETQPVQPAKASSFAQSSAFVQAPIQHQVMDTQALTETKPQVSTDAIKAALSKEEFIEAWQETAGAPQDEEEFDFDAPLTDSMGRPLSRAMQVAERRKDLPPLPGLDLLDKVDPNKKVNFTEEQLSRLSELLEIKLQEFNVKAKVVEAQPGPVVTRFELDLAPGVKASKVTNISRDLARSMSMASVRVVEVIPGKPYIGIEVPNSTREMVRLIELLTIPAFTDPNGILSMAMGKDISGNPIIADLGKAPHMLVAGTTGSGKSVAVNSMILSMLLKYTPDQLRLILIDPKQLELANYNDIPHLLTPVVTDMKDAVSALNWCVNEMERRYKLMSFLKIRKLSDYNRKVEEALANGEDLFDPTWKASESVAGERAPRLTTLPSIVIVADEFADMIMQVGKKAEEMITRLAQKSRAAGIHLLLATQRPSVDVITGLIKANIPTRVALRVNSKIDSRTILDAGGAEDLLGHGDMLFLGPGKIEPERVHGAFIADDEVNRVCDAWRERGSPNYVDEILTPFDEEPASRGFEDGDGGSDRDALYDQCVAFVLETRKASTSSLQRKFSLGYNRAARIIDQMEENGIVSAMGANGKREILI; this is encoded by the coding sequence ATGACAACGGTGTCGAGTGCTTATGCACAGCGCTTAGTAATGACATTATTTTTAGTCTCATTTGGGATTTATCTGTTTCTCGCGACAGTCACGTATACGCCCTTTGATCCGGGTTGGATGCATATCTCAAGTGATACACAAACCGTGTCAAATGCCAGTGGTGTTGTTGGCGCTTGGTTAGCCGATTTACTGTTTGGATTTTTAGGTTGGGCAAGTTTACTTTTGCCTATTTACCTATTTGTTGAAGCAGTCCAAGTCTGGTGGCCACGAAGCTTCCTGAATCGACCATTTCGTTACGCTGCCCAATTCTTCTTATTATTGACGACATCAGCATTGCTTTATCTGTTCTGGCAAGTTCCCGCAGATACCTTAGATAATTCTTCAGGCGGTATCATCGGTTTTGAACTAGGACAAAGTTTAGAATCTCTGATCACGATTTATGGTGCTGTTATATTCTTAGTTGCACTTTGGGTCATGCTGTTTACTTTAGCATTCGGTGTGAAATGGAATAAAACATGGAGCAGCCTAAAGGCGATGCCTGCTTATCTGCAAGATTTGTTCTATCGCAATGTTCCTGAGGGTACAGCTGATTTTGATCGTACTGCCGCGCCTGCAAAAAAAGAGCCTTTAATTCCAGTTAAAAAAGGCATTGCGACAGTTGCGACTGCAGATGAACATGTTCCTGTAGAAGTTGATCCATCTGTGCGTGATTATATTGCGGAACGTTTATTTGATGACATTGCTGACAAAGAAGCACATGCGCAGCGTGATGATGTCGATGAAGAATACGCGCAGCATGAAGCAGAAATAGAAGAAGTCATTGCCAAAGCCCATGCGGTTATTGAAAAGCCTGATCGCGTTGTGGCAACAGGGGAAGTATGGCGTGCGCTTAATTCAGATGAAGATGTGCGCCATGAAAAAGATATCGATGCATTGCTCGCTGCAGCTGAAGAAGAAAACTTAGCATCTGCACAGCCGATGCCTGTAGCTCCTCAAAGTGTTGAACCACAAATTGTACCGATCAGCAGTGCTAAAAAGTCTGCTGTAGATTGGGATGATGATGAAATCTTCGATGAGCTATTAGCAGCTGTACCTCAAGGCAAAACGGCAACAGATGTGCATATCCCATTTAATCATGCATCATCGTCTGATCATTCACTGCATATTGTTGAAGATGTTGCACCGACTGTTGCAGCAAGCAGTGTTGTAATTGCTGCCTCCTCAGCAACGTCTAGCTTAAATGCCGCAGTGCCAGCTTCTACAGCAGCTCAAGTCAGTGCATTTGATGATCTTGATGATTTGTTGGTAGATGACTTGGAAGCAGAGACTCAACCCGTACAACCTGCAAAAGCATCTAGCTTTGCGCAATCGTCTGCATTCGTACAAGCGCCTATTCAACATCAGGTAATGGACACTCAAGCACTCACTGAAACTAAGCCGCAAGTGAGTACAGATGCAATCAAAGCTGCGCTTTCTAAAGAAGAGTTTATTGAAGCATGGCAAGAAACTGCAGGTGCTCCTCAGGATGAAGAAGAATTTGATTTTGATGCACCATTAACAGATTCAATGGGACGTCCGTTGTCACGTGCAATGCAAGTGGCAGAACGTCGTAAAGATTTACCGCCATTACCAGGATTAGACTTACTTGATAAAGTCGATCCAAACAAAAAAGTGAATTTCACTGAAGAGCAGCTTTCACGTTTATCTGAGTTGCTTGAAATCAAGTTACAAGAATTTAATGTGAAAGCAAAAGTGGTGGAAGCACAACCTGGTCCTGTGGTTACACGTTTTGAATTGGATTTAGCACCGGGTGTTAAAGCATCTAAAGTCACCAATATCTCTCGAGATTTGGCACGTTCAATGTCGATGGCTTCTGTTCGTGTGGTCGAAGTGATTCCGGGTAAACCCTATATTGGTATTGAAGTACCAAACAGCACTCGTGAAATGGTTCGATTGATCGAATTGTTGACCATTCCTGCATTTACCGATCCAAACGGCATTTTGTCGATGGCGATGGGTAAAGATATTTCAGGTAATCCAATTATTGCTGATTTGGGTAAAGCGCCGCATATGTTGGTGGCGGGTACTACGGGTTCGGGTAAATCAGTTGCAGTGAACTCGATGATTCTATCGATGTTATTGAAATATACGCCTGATCAACTACGTTTGATTTTGATTGACCCTAAACAGCTTGAACTTGCGAACTATAACGATATTCCACACTTGCTTACACCTGTTGTGACTGACATGAAAGATGCCGTCAGTGCTTTGAACTGGTGTGTGAATGAAATGGAACGCCGTTATAAGCTCATGTCGTTCTTAAAAATTCGTAAACTCAGTGACTATAACCGTAAGGTGGAAGAAGCACTGGCCAATGGTGAAGATTTATTTGACCCAACTTGGAAGGCGAGTGAGTCTGTTGCAGGCGAACGTGCTCCGCGCTTAACCACGTTGCCATCAATTGTGATTGTTGCCGACGAATTTGCTGACATGATCATGCAAGTCGGTAAAAAAGCTGAAGAGATGATTACCCGTTTGGCACAAAAATCACGTGCAGCAGGTATACATCTATTGCTCGCTACTCAGCGTCCATCGGTGGATGTCATCACTGGTTTGATTAAAGCCAATATTCCAACACGTGTCGCACTGCGTGTGAACTCAAAAATTGACTCGCGTACGATTTTGGATGCGGGTGGTGCAGAGGACTTACTCGGTCATGGTGATATGTTGTTCCTTGGTCCAGGTAAAATTGAACCTGAACGTGTCCATGGTGCATTTATCGCCGATGATGAAGTGAACCGTGTATGTGACGCTTGGCGTGAGCGTGGTTCACCAAATTATGTCGATGAAATCTTAACGCCGTTTGATGAAGAGCCTGCAAGTCGTGGTTTTGAAGATGGTGATGGTGGGTCAGATCGTGATGCACTTTACGATCAATGCGTGGCATTTGTATTAGAGACACGTAAAGCATCAACATCGTCGTTACAGCGCAAGTTCAGTTTAGGTTATAACCGTGCTGCACGTATTATTGATCAAATGGAAGAAAATGGGATTGTTAGTGCAATGGGCGCCAATGGTAAACGTGAAATTCTGATCTAA
- a CDS encoding PA4642 family protein: MALSQPATFNEEWSDERVFAYLTQLPPEGVNADYYVLYHAYKHMRPFDYERLLTKFVADGRDLNATNPEGQRIHDVIATYPRHSAEFLEVLAKFA; the protein is encoded by the coding sequence ATGGCATTGTCTCAACCAGCAACGTTTAACGAAGAATGGTCGGATGAGCGCGTATTTGCCTACCTTACTCAGCTTCCTCCTGAAGGTGTGAATGCAGACTATTACGTGTTGTACCATGCGTATAAACATATGCGTCCTTTCGACTACGAACGCTTATTAACAAAATTTGTTGCTGATGGTCGTGATCTCAATGCTACCAATCCTGAAGGTCAACGTATTCATGATGTGATCGCAACTTATCCACGTCACAGTGCTGAATTCTTAGAAGTCTTAGCGAAATTTGCATAA
- the minE gene encoding cell division topological specificity factor MinE, with the protein MAGFWSKLFSNEDKPSSAQTAKDRLKVIVASEQGLGRRLSQEKIDQMKKEIMQVVNRYVRGVDEQHIQMQVRSEANIEMLEMNINLPEER; encoded by the coding sequence ATGGCTGGATTCTGGAGTAAACTTTTCAGTAACGAAGACAAACCCTCTAGCGCACAAACTGCAAAGGATCGTTTAAAAGTCATCGTTGCCTCTGAACAAGGTTTAGGTCGTCGTCTAAGCCAAGAAAAAATTGATCAGATGAAAAAAGAAATCATGCAAGTGGTCAATCGTTATGTTCGCGGTGTAGATGAACAGCATATTCAAATGCAAGTTCGCTCTGAAGCAAACATCGAAATGCTTGAAATGAATATCAATTTACCTGAAGAACGATAA
- the minD gene encoding septum site-determining protein MinD: MAKIVVVTSGKGGVGKTTTSASFATGLALRGHKTVVIDFDVGLRNLDLIMGCERRVVYDFVNVLNNEARLQQALIRDKDIENLYILPASQTRDKDALTDEGVARVMDELSQEFDYIVCDSPAGIERGAIMAMYHADEAIIVTNPEISSVRDSDRIIGMLDSKTKKVEQGEGRIRKHLCITRFNPERADKQEMLTVDDISKDILRVPTLGVIPECPSVLQASNEGKPVINFTESAAGQAYDDLVARFLGEERPYRHLDVKPKGWLARLFGA, from the coding sequence GTGGCGAAAATTGTTGTCGTAACATCAGGCAAAGGTGGCGTAGGTAAAACTACGACAAGCGCATCTTTTGCAACAGGTTTAGCCCTACGTGGCCACAAAACTGTTGTTATTGATTTTGACGTAGGTTTACGTAACCTCGATTTGATCATGGGCTGTGAACGTCGTGTCGTCTACGACTTTGTCAATGTTCTAAATAACGAAGCACGTTTACAACAAGCGTTAATTCGCGACAAAGATATTGAAAATCTTTATATTTTACCTGCATCACAAACACGTGATAAAGATGCCTTAACTGATGAAGGCGTTGCACGTGTGATGGATGAACTTTCACAAGAGTTTGATTACATCGTATGTGACTCACCTGCGGGTATTGAACGCGGTGCAATCATGGCAATGTATCACGCTGATGAAGCCATCATTGTGACCAACCCAGAAATTTCATCTGTACGTGACTCTGACCGTATCATTGGTATGCTTGATAGCAAGACCAAGAAAGTAGAACAAGGCGAAGGTCGTATCCGTAAGCATCTTTGTATTACACGTTTCAACCCTGAACGTGCTGATAAACAAGAAATGCTCACAGTTGATGACATCTCTAAAGATATTTTACGTGTACCGACATTAGGCGTCATTCCTGAATGTCCAAGTGTATTACAAGCATCAAACGAAGGTAAACCTGTAATCAACTTTACAGAGTCAGCTGCAGGTCAAGCATATGATGACTTAGTTGCTCGTTTCCTAGGTGAAGAACGCCCTTACCGTCATTTAGACGTAAAACCTAAGGGTTGGTTAGCACGACTATTTGGAGCGTAA
- the minC gene encoding septum site-determining protein MinC, which produces MADIRIKGRMVNAIRISLDTNDHDVIRQQLAPKLSTAFPPGTLVVIESSVEQELIALIQLLISLDVQPMAVTEGLLGDQARAIQFPVLPPDRQLQEIKATKEQVIEHKVEAKAEVATATPVAPVIAHITSYHDEILRTGQCIVQNNGDIIISAGINSGSEVIASGNIHIYGSARGRVIAGAGGNTAARIFCHALEAELVSIAGTYCVADDIPQDVLKKPVHIYLNDQQELVFEALQF; this is translated from the coding sequence ATGGCTGACATACGGATTAAAGGCAGAATGGTCAATGCAATACGCATTAGCCTCGATACAAATGATCATGATGTTATCCGCCAACAGCTTGCACCAAAACTTTCTACAGCCTTTCCACCTGGCACTTTGGTGGTCATCGAGAGTAGCGTTGAACAAGAATTGATTGCACTGATTCAGCTATTGATTAGTCTTGATGTCCAACCTATGGCCGTGACTGAAGGCTTACTCGGCGATCAAGCACGTGCGATTCAGTTCCCAGTGCTACCACCTGATCGTCAGTTGCAAGAAATTAAAGCCACCAAAGAACAAGTGATTGAACATAAGGTAGAAGCTAAGGCTGAAGTAGCTACAGCTACTCCTGTGGCACCTGTGATTGCACATATCACCTCTTATCACGACGAAATCCTGCGTACAGGCCAATGTATCGTACAAAATAATGGTGACATCATCATTAGCGCAGGCATTAACAGCGGCTCTGAAGTGATTGCATCAGGCAATATTCATATTTATGGCAGTGCACGCGGTCGTGTGATTGCAGGCGCAGGTGGCAATACGGCAGCACGTATTTTCTGCCATGCCCTAGAAGCTGAACTGGTTTCCATTGCAGGCACCTATTGTGTAGCCGATGACATCCCTCAAGATGTTTTAAAGAAACCCGTTCATATTTATTTGAATGATCAGCAAGAGCTTGTCTTTGAAGCTCTGCAATTTTAA
- a CDS encoding acyltransferase, giving the protein MSSDRKKQPALKKITRGLTVTSVITGSTFFHGPPVLALGLTKLFKKSPKVDETNIKITNSWLSVNNWLIDNVLKNTQWDIQIDDKLDLNMQGRYLMTCNHQSWVDTTVNQYFGLTRMPLTRFFTKWELIFIPFVGQAFKILGFPMMKRHTKEQIAKNPALKDRDMEEARKSCEQLISQPFTLLNYLEGTRFTAEKHEQQKSPYKHLLKPKAGGLALALNILGDKIDALVDMTIVYPDGVPGYGEFWLGEVPRISVNLRKIEIPSWVLGGNYEDDPDFRAKFQQWVDDLWTEKDQLIEQMKHDLQQKAQ; this is encoded by the coding sequence ATGTCATCTGATCGTAAAAAACAACCTGCCTTAAAAAAAATTACACGTGGCTTAACAGTAACATCTGTGATCACAGGAAGTACTTTTTTTCATGGTCCACCTGTCCTAGCACTCGGCCTGACCAAACTTTTTAAAAAGTCACCAAAAGTTGATGAAACCAACATTAAAATTACCAATAGTTGGTTAAGCGTTAATAATTGGCTAATCGATAACGTATTGAAAAATACCCAATGGGATATCCAAATTGATGACAAGCTCGACTTGAATATGCAAGGTCGTTATCTCATGACCTGTAACCATCAAAGTTGGGTGGATACCACAGTCAATCAGTACTTTGGCTTGACGCGTATGCCACTGACACGCTTCTTTACCAAGTGGGAACTGATCTTTATTCCATTCGTCGGACAAGCATTTAAAATTTTAGGCTTCCCGATGATGAAACGTCACACCAAAGAGCAGATTGCCAAAAATCCTGCTTTGAAAGATCGTGATATGGAAGAAGCACGCAAATCGTGTGAACAGCTGATCAGCCAACCCTTTACCTTGTTAAATTATTTAGAAGGTACACGTTTTACCGCTGAAAAACATGAGCAACAAAAATCACCCTATAAGCACTTACTCAAACCTAAAGCAGGTGGACTTGCATTAGCATTAAATATTTTGGGTGACAAAATTGATGCACTTGTCGACATGACCATTGTGTATCCTGATGGAGTACCAGGTTATGGTGAATTTTGGCTCGGTGAAGTACCCCGTATTTCAGTTAATTTAAGAAAGATCGAGATTCCATCTTGGGTTTTAGGCGGCAACTATGAGGATGATCCTGATTTCCGTGCCAAATTCCAACAATGGGTCGATGATCTTTGGACTGAAAAAGATCAACTGATTGAGCAAATGAAACACGACCTGCAACAAAAAGCTCAATAG
- a CDS encoding OmpA family protein, giving the protein MRALIISAVAAGAVALTGCQSTGNNIGGIEYDKAALGTLIGAAAGYGVSKGNANTSRQNNRAAAIGAVLGGAAGVYLDNKEKKLRQATAGTGVDVNRNPDGSINLVMPGAITFDTNQSNIKPNFYATLNKVAQVLTEDSQSGILVTGYTDSTGNDSINLPLSQARAQSVANYLAGQGVARTRINAQGLGSANPIADNSTAAGKEQNRRVEIAVYAVQ; this is encoded by the coding sequence ATGCGTGCACTAATCATTTCAGCGGTAGCGGCAGGGGCGGTAGCACTGACTGGTTGTCAATCAACTGGTAACAATATCGGTGGCATCGAATACGATAAAGCAGCTTTGGGTACTTTAATTGGTGCTGCAGCTGGTTATGGCGTTTCTAAAGGTAATGCTAACACTAGCCGTCAAAACAACCGTGCAGCAGCTATTGGTGCAGTTCTTGGTGGCGCTGCGGGCGTATACCTTGACAACAAAGAGAAAAAATTACGTCAAGCAACTGCTGGTACTGGTGTAGACGTTAACCGTAATCCAGATGGTTCGATCAACCTTGTAATGCCAGGTGCAATTACATTTGATACTAACCAATCAAATATCAAACCAAACTTCTATGCAACTTTAAACAAAGTTGCTCAAGTGTTAACTGAAGATAGCCAAAGCGGTATCTTGGTAACTGGTTACACAGACAGCACTGGTAACGATTCAATCAACTTACCATTGTCTCAAGCACGTGCTCAATCAGTAGCAAACTACCTTGCTGGTCAAGGTGTTGCACGTACACGTATCAATGCACAAGGTCTTGGTTCAGCTAACCCAATCGCAGACAACTCAACTGCTGCTGGTAAAGAACAAAACCGTCGTGTAGAAATCGCGGTATATGCAGTTCAATAA
- a CDS encoding UvrD-helicase domain-containing protein, translating to MSLASQLNDKQLEAMKYTQGPLLVLAGAGSGKTSVITRKIAYLVKHCGIPAHRITAMTFTNKAAREMKERVSKLLTREESKGVSVSTFHTFGLNLLRLELKHTPLKNNFSILDADDCKRILMDLMHRDNLSGAESKELIAKAMKMISDWKNDLIPPEQAHTTCETAEDVQFAHLYQLYERNLRAYNAVDFDDLIVMPTRLLQENAEVRDKWQNRVRYLLVDEYQDTNTAQYILVKLLVGVMGQFTAVGDDDQSIYAWRGAKPENMALLQQDFRNLKVIKLEQNYRSTSRILKAANTVIGHNPHIFDKKLWSDKGHGEVIRVITCRNDDDEAERVVKDLITHKLMNGKSWKDYAILYRGNFQARILETQLRQMQIPYKLSGGQSFFARAEIKDIMSYLRLIINPEDDSAFLRIINTPKRSIGPVTLEKLGLFAQENNLSLLAAAGDQRLTMAIPKKATTQLAEFADFIDGFTRNLLEDDEPVPIIRQMMMEAGYIDYIKESAATPAQEKTKLDNIEVLYSSIQSLINRAEDVDEKNIESVIRKMVLLDMLEQQQEEEDTDKVNLLTLHASKGLEFPYVYLIGLEEEILPHKNSIAADTVEEERRLMYVGITRARQGLTITLAEQRKAGGQMKQMTPSRFLDELPEDELEWLGRKKKLAGNIDPKQQAQHYLDNLRALIKR from the coding sequence ATGTCACTCGCGAGTCAGTTAAACGACAAGCAACTTGAAGCCATGAAATACACTCAAGGACCCTTGTTAGTACTTGCTGGGGCGGGTTCAGGTAAGACTTCAGTTATTACTCGAAAGATTGCGTATTTGGTGAAGCATTGTGGTATTCCGGCACATCGTATTACTGCAATGACCTTTACCAATAAAGCGGCACGTGAAATGAAAGAGCGTGTCAGCAAATTATTGACGCGTGAAGAAAGTAAAGGTGTATCCGTTTCAACTTTCCATACCTTTGGTTTGAATCTGTTGCGTTTAGAATTGAAACATACACCACTCAAAAATAACTTCTCGATTCTAGATGCTGATGACTGCAAGCGTATTTTGATGGACTTAATGCATCGCGATAATTTGTCGGGTGCAGAAAGTAAAGAACTTATTGCTAAAGCCATGAAGATGATTTCGGATTGGAAGAACGATTTGATTCCACCCGAACAGGCACATACAACTTGCGAAACAGCAGAAGATGTTCAATTTGCCCATCTATATCAACTGTATGAGCGTAATTTACGTGCCTATAATGCAGTCGATTTTGATGATTTGATTGTGATGCCAACACGTTTATTGCAAGAAAATGCAGAAGTCCGTGACAAATGGCAAAACCGTGTCCGTTATTTATTGGTCGACGAATATCAAGATACCAACACCGCACAGTATATTTTGGTGAAATTGCTCGTCGGGGTCATGGGACAATTCACTGCCGTAGGTGATGATGATCAGTCGATTTATGCTTGGCGCGGTGCAAAGCCAGAAAATATGGCGCTCTTGCAACAAGATTTCCGTAATTTAAAAGTCATTAAGCTTGAACAAAACTATCGTTCAACTAGCCGTATTTTGAAAGCTGCCAATACGGTTATTGGACATAATCCACATATTTTTGATAAAAAATTATGGTCGGATAAAGGTCATGGTGAAGTCATCCGTGTCATTACTTGCCGTAATGATGATGACGAAGCCGAACGCGTGGTCAAGGATTTGATTACGCATAAATTAATGAACGGAAAAAGCTGGAAAGACTATGCGATTTTATATCGTGGTAATTTCCAAGCGCGTATTTTAGAAACGCAGCTGCGTCAGATGCAGATTCCGTATAAGTTGTCGGGTGGTCAATCGTTCTTTGCGCGTGCTGAAATCAAAGACATCATGAGCTATTTGCGTTTGATCATTAACCCTGAGGATGACAGCGCATTTTTACGGATTATTAATACGCCTAAACGTTCAATTGGTCCTGTAACGCTAGAAAAATTGGGTTTATTTGCTCAGGAAAATAATCTATCGCTTCTTGCAGCAGCAGGCGATCAGCGCTTAACCATGGCAATTCCTAAAAAGGCAACCACACAGCTAGCTGAATTTGCTGACTTTATTGATGGCTTTACCCGCAATTTGCTTGAAGATGATGAGCCTGTGCCGATCATTCGTCAGATGATGATGGAAGCGGGATATATCGACTACATTAAAGAGTCAGCGGCAACACCTGCTCAAGAGAAAACCAAACTTGATAATATCGAAGTTTTGTATAGCAGTATTCAGAGCTTGATTAATCGCGCAGAAGATGTGGATGAGAAAAACATTGAAAGCGTGATTCGTAAAATGGTGCTGCTCGATATGCTCGAGCAACAACAGGAAGAAGAAGATACCGATAAAGTGAATTTATTGACCCTACATGCATCGAAAGGTCTTGAGTTCCCTTATGTGTATTTGATTGGTTTGGAAGAAGAAATTCTGCCGCATAAAAACTCAATCGCTGCTGACACTGTCGAAGAAGAACGCCGTCTAATGTATGTAGGCATTACCCGTGCACGTCAGGGTTTGACCATTACTCTTGCAGAGCAACGCAAGGCGGGCGGACAAATGAAACAAATGACGCCAAGTCGTTTCTTGGATGAACTGCCTGAAGACGAACTGGAGTGGTTAGGTCGTAAGAAAAAACTGGCAGGTAATATCGATCCAAAACAACAAGCACAGCATTATTTAGACAATTTACGTGCGCTGATTAAGCGCTAA
- the dut gene encoding dUTP diphosphatase has translation MKVQVKVLDSRLGNEWPMPTYATTGSAGLDLRACVTETTVIEPGQTVLVKTGLSIYIEDSNFAGLILPRSGLGHKHGIVLGNLVGLIDSDYQGELMVSVWNRSQTAFSLEPGERLAQYVLVPVVQAEFDIVDEFEATERGAGGFGHTGKN, from the coding sequence ATGAAAGTTCAGGTTAAAGTCCTTGATTCACGTCTTGGCAATGAATGGCCAATGCCGACTTATGCAACAACGGGTTCAGCAGGTTTAGATTTACGCGCTTGCGTAACTGAAACGACAGTGATTGAACCTGGTCAAACTGTTTTAGTGAAAACTGGTTTATCTATTTATATCGAAGATTCAAACTTTGCAGGTTTGATTTTGCCGCGTTCAGGCTTAGGACATAAACACGGTATCGTTCTAGGTAATTTGGTAGGTTTGATCGATTCGGATTACCAAGGTGAATTGATGGTATCGGTGTGGAACCGTAGCCAAACTGCGTTTAGCTTAGAACCAGGTGAACGTTTAGCGCAATATGTGCTTGTACCAGTGGTTCAAGCAGAGTTCGACATTGTAGATGAATTCGAAGCGACAGAACGTGGTGCAGGTGGTTTTGGTCATACTGGCAAAAACTAA
- a CDS encoding phosphomannomutase/phosphoglucomutase yields the protein MNAVFPLHIFRAYDIRGKVSLLNEGVIEAIAHALAQQYVAAGQTRVAVGYDARLYSPAYAALIENIFKQYQLDVSIIGCCSSPMLYSIAKEFDGNGIMVTASHNPKDDNGIKWIVQNLPPCPDTIQQIGQSTEKMYSNNFQKVELQVHQPKAEFLKLYQDQLTRDIHITHSFKVVIDGLHGSAGAIAQDVLKKLNCEVIALRCDPNGNFPDHAPDPSVDAHLQLLQKAVVDNSADFGMALDGDGDRLVLVDAHGKIIRADRLLCLFAKICLNQQPNAEFVYDVKCSTLVHRTVLQQGGQPVMIRTGSSFLRRYLAASEKKAVFGGEYAGHYVFNDARGGGYDDGLYAALRIMEYLSQTHQRLDEALAEYPERFGTQDLYISTHGATQQAVLACVEKRSAQFAAQISKIDGIRLDFTDGFGIIRASNTGDYFTLRFDADTAERLDQIRQLFVSMLEDDFPDIAHDILDAQ from the coding sequence ATGAACGCCGTATTCCCACTCCATATTTTTCGTGCTTATGATATTCGTGGCAAAGTCAGCCTACTCAATGAGGGAGTGATTGAAGCCATCGCACACGCTTTAGCTCAGCAATATGTGGCTGCGGGTCAGACACGCGTTGCTGTCGGTTACGATGCGCGGTTATATAGTCCAGCTTATGCAGCATTGATTGAGAATATTTTTAAACAATATCAACTTGATGTCAGTATTATTGGTTGTTGCTCAAGTCCAATGTTGTACAGCATTGCGAAGGAATTTGATGGCAATGGCATCATGGTCACAGCCAGTCATAATCCTAAAGATGACAATGGGATTAAATGGATTGTACAGAATTTACCGCCTTGTCCAGATACGATTCAGCAAATTGGTCAAAGTACTGAAAAAATGTATTCAAATAATTTTCAAAAAGTTGAGCTTCAAGTCCATCAACCAAAAGCTGAATTTTTAAAGCTTTATCAAGATCAATTAACCCGTGATATCCATATTACGCACTCTTTTAAAGTGGTTATTGATGGATTACACGGCTCAGCAGGTGCAATTGCACAGGATGTCTTGAAAAAACTCAATTGTGAAGTCATTGCACTCCGCTGTGATCCTAACGGAAATTTCCCTGATCATGCCCCCGATCCATCGGTTGATGCGCATTTGCAATTATTGCAAAAGGCTGTGGTGGACAATAGTGCTGACTTTGGTATGGCGCTAGATGGCGATGGTGATCGGCTGGTGTTGGTCGATGCTCATGGAAAGATTATTCGTGCAGATCGATTGCTATGTTTATTTGCCAAAATATGTTTAAACCAACAGCCAAATGCAGAATTTGTCTATGATGTGAAGTGCTCTACCTTGGTTCATCGCACAGTATTGCAGCAAGGTGGTCAGCCCGTGATGATTCGTACAGGAAGTTCTTTCTTACGTCGATATTTGGCAGCATCAGAGAAGAAAGCGGTCTTTGGTGGTGAATATGCAGGCCATTATGTCTTTAATGATGCGCGCGGTGGTGGCTATGATGATGGGCTTTATGCTGCACTTCGGATCATGGAATATCTATCTCAAACCCATCAAAGGTTAGATGAGGCATTGGCGGAATATCCCGAACGATTTGGGACACAAGATTTATATATTTCAACGCATGGTGCAACCCAGCAAGCTGTTTTAGCCTGTGTTGAAAAACGATCAGCACAATTTGCTGCACAAATCAGTAAAATTGACGGGATACGGCTTGATTTTACTGATGGTTTTGGCATCATTCGAGCATCTAACACAGGTGATTATTTCACATTGCGTTTTGATGCGGACACTGCCGAACGTTTAGATCAAATCCGTCAGTTGTTTGTCTCGATGTTAGAGGATGATTTTCCTGACATCGCACACGATATTTTAGATGCTCAATAA